Genomic window (Telopea speciosissima isolate NSW1024214 ecotype Mountain lineage unplaced genomic scaffold, Tspe_v1 Tspe_v1.0482, whole genome shotgun sequence):
agtttggtcactagtttctccattagttttttgatgttgagaggggacaatgttgttgtagttgatcatagttGAAGATCATACCCCGCTATCATaagggccttgaccagtgtatggtaactagttcacactagtccattagggagtgatgtgtttattattttacgttctttcgatatatctttcattgattgttgtcatatatactttcattacagtagtggtgataagaaaatatagttatgatcattttgttttttgtttttttggatttatatatacatattattgtatgtgtTTAcgttttgtattacttgtgcatgtttttaCACCTgcatagttgttgtggatttaatAGCTAAGCATTTTTCAAAGCTTACCCTtaccacttttcagatgaacaaccttatgaatgcgaacctagatatgaggatgtactagaggaggaggtccaagaggatGAAGCATTtagagtagaagatgacaactactattaaaaattttgcactttctttcaatcttagaagaacttattatttgtttgagtttaattaatttttagagattgtaacatttatttcagaattttaagtttaatttggagtttgtaatagcttagtttaactaccctactttatttgaagtcttaatctatacattttagacatgtgtttgtaTTTTGGATCTACTCCGGtccatatctccttgacataaatgATCTTGTGGACCATCAATGTCTCTAAACCGCTAAGGGGATTTTGAGGGCGTTACAATCATAATAGCATATACCTGACTTAGAATTATGTGCTGGatggaaaaatgaatctaacatgtgcatgcatcatgaacaatctataaatgtgtatttgtgtgtatgtgcattcccatttgctctctcactagctcatggagctaaccccgttgcacaacctcttttagtttatatgcaggtAACCTTTTGATATGCTCCTTTTGATGTGAATCGAGTGGAGCTAGTGGCTAGACTTGGATGTAAATATACATTCAAGGATGATGCCCTTGGGGCATAATCTTACTTTTACTTATGTTTATCATTCGTCGTGTACAAATTTAGTGTGTACCTTGGAGTAATTATTTGATGATTATAGGAAATTGTAACTATTGTATATGCTACCATTAGCCACTAAACACCttataattatttgattttaaattgatttacGCTTCCGCTGACTTCGATCTATTTTTGGAATGAATTATTTCATTGGTTtacgcactctgatattattatgtttttgATATTGGTTATAGACTATAGATTGGgatactgtatctgtgatcctaatAGTTTTGGGATGACACTTGTCGTCTGAATCACCCCTTTTCTTATACTATATCCTTTATTAGGATGGGAGTGTGACAGTATCGTCCATTACACctcctcaaggtggagaattgGGAACCCgaatcttcaacttgtccctTAGAAACTGAAAGTGGGCCGTCCCTAGTGCTTTAGTAAATGTGTCAACCAATTGGTCCTTAGTTGAAATAAATTGAACCTAAAGCTGCTTCTTAGCCACACGATCacgaacaaagtggaaatcaatttcaacatgttttgtGTGAGCATGAAAAACAAGATTCACCGAAAGATAAGTTGCCCCAATGTTATCACACCATAATGTGGGAGCACAAGCAAGGGGATAACCGAATTCACCAAACAAGGACTCAAGCCATATTAATTCAGCTGAAGCATCAACCAAGGCTTTGTATTCAGCCTTGTGGAAAACCTTGTTGGGGTAAAtttcacacatcacccattatgattttgatgataacaaataagttagttgtactaactcttgtctaaaagatgcatagataagagtagagcatcaagtgagggggagcatacacaagtaatcaaaaatctctaagaagattggagcttggaagtCAGAGTCAAACATATGTTGGAAGAAGATCatatttgaagactttgtataaatatttttacttCTTGAGTCACAtttaatgtaatgcacacacacacgcatgcatctagaatgaccttaggaggccatttgaccccctaaccatgtgaccaagtgggGTTAAAATACCCAAATTAACCCCCAAGGAAATTAAGCTAAAATACTCTGATATTgcccaatccggtataccaattcccaatccggcataccggatcaggggTAAAATCTCAGGAAATGCCCACAGTGTTGAACctaagcatgctggatgagatccagcatatcggatcccTCAGGTACTGCAGtgtacactgatccggtataccggattcccatccagcataccggatcacctaCAACTGCTTAATATATCCGTTActcctattttttttgaaaaggagTTAGGTAATCAGGCATACCGGATttccatccagcataccggattacttatagaatgtgggattcttaTCTTAATTGAATTCCTAAATTGGTTCttagcctctagcctataaataccctcttgattagtgttctaaacactacaacaatcatcaatcaagagctctaagcaatcgcaatcaagcactcccttgtgagattattctttcaagatcaagaagatcgaagaaaatttaatctcatctttgctccttcatacacacttgcatccaagttgcatacattgaaaggtagcatcttttctactaaagtttaaggtaactctaaaccatttagtagttcttttactttgtttaaagttgttgttgagtcctcttgctcgaaatcaagagaaggagtcatcttgctcggaatcaagagtaatgagtcctcttgcttggaatcaagattggatgagtcctcttgctcggaatcaagagtagttgagttctcttgctcttaatcaagatttgtatgagtcctcttgctcttactcaagattcaatttagtgaattctctctaaggtgagaggagtgaacgtaggcacatattggccgaaccactataaatctcttgtgtcactctttgaattattgctttgtttattgcttgtctttatattggtaatttgttttatttttgtataattttttattttcctatcttcacctattcaccccccctctaggtgaattcacaaacCTAATCACAATTTTCTGCTTTCGTGACGtccaagaaacaaaattagggCCAAGAAAAATTGCAAATCCCCTAGTGAATTTAGGATCAAGGCCATCACCTACTCAGTCTGCATCCGGGAAGGCCTATAAGGAATGGGAGGTGGACCATTCAATAAGTAAACCATGAGTACTTGTGTGTTTGAGTTAGCGAAGTATTCACTTCACCATCTGCCAATGATCTGTAGTaggggcatgcatgaattgacaaCCCTGATTTACAGCAAAGGAAACATCCGGGGGTGTTAAAGTAACATACTGTAGAGCACCCACTACCTACCTATACTCAGTGGGATTTGATAAGAGAGCACCCCCTGCAACTGATGCCACCGGAGTCGTAGCCATAGGAATCTGTACTGGTTTGCAATCAGTCATGCCAGCATGATTTAGCAAATCAAAAATATAACGAGATTGAGAGAGATGAAGCCCCTTGGAATGACGGGTGGCCTGAACACCAAGGAATAAATGTAGATCACCAAGATCTCTGATGGAAAACTCGCCAGAAAGCTGAACAATAGGGAAGAGACCATAGATGGGTCACTGCCGATAACCAAAATGTCATCCACGTATATCAAAATGTAGCTGACATGAGCCCCTTTATTGCGAATAAAAAGATAGGTGTCAGTCCTGGAACCATGGAAGCCGAGAGAATTTAGAAAATCAGATAAGCGACAGAACCAAGCCTTAGGCGcttgtttaaggccataaatAGAGTGATGAAGGAGGCACACATGATTCGGATTATTGGAGTTAATGAAACCTAGCGGTTGGAcatataaacttcttcttccaactgtccatgaagaaatgcattacTGACGTCTAACTGGTGAACAGACCAACCTTGGGAGACTGCGATGGAGAGACCGCAGTGAATGGTTGTGGGCTTAATGGCAGGGCTAAAAGTCTCACCATAATCAAGACCATGTTGTTGATGTAAGCCCTTAGCAACGAGGCATGCTTTATAGCACTCAAGGGACCCATCAGTGTTCCTTTTGAtgcgatacacccatttgcatccaattaaATTCTTGTTTGGTGTTCGCGGAACCAAGGACCATGTCCCATTGCGAAGCAAAGCATTGAACTCCTCTGCCATGGCAACACGCCACTCAGGGGCCTTATTAGCCTGCAAAAAACAAGTAGGCTTAGAGGTATCATTAGTAACAACTATAGCATGAGGGCGCCGGTGAAGCTACAAAGACTGAGAAGGCAACTATGGAGAGGCAGAGAGCGTCGGGTTAGCAATGGTGGTGGCGGTATACATGTCACTCAGGAGGTCAGTTTGCCTAGGCGGTGATGGTGGGGAGGCCGTGGGTATGGGTGGAGACGGTGTAGGGGAGGTCTGTGGGGTGGCGGGTGTAGGGTTGGGCACATCTGGTAAAGGGGTAATATGtgttggcaatggtaagggcAAACCATAGTAAGGGGGATCTGAATGGGGGCAGCAACCCATGGAGAGGATGCAATGGGAGAAGAAGGTGGAGTAGGACCCAAAATGTTAGTAGAATAAGGAAAAGAATTCTCATCAAAATGAACATGTCTAGCGATGAAAATACGATTAGAAGGAATGTGAAGACAACGATAGGCAGTGTGAGAGGGGCTATAGCCAAGAAAAACACATGGCATTGAGCGAACGTCCATCTTATGCTTGTTATACAGGCGTAAATAAGGAAAACACAAGAAACCAAAAACTATAAGAAATTTGTAATCAGGTATTTTATGATAAAGAAGTTGGAAGGGGGAGATCCTAGTAGAGACAACCGAAGGcattctattaattaaataggccgCAGTTTCAAAAGCATAGGTCTAGTAATGACAGGGAACAGACCCATGAGCAAGAAGGGAGAGACTGGTTTTAACAATATGCCTATGACGACATATAACCGCCCCTTGCTGCTCATGGGTGTGATGCACAAAAATTCGGTGAGAAATACCAATTTTATTAAAGAATGTGAGTAGAGTGCGAAACTCCCCACCCCAATCAGTTTGAATGGACTTGATGTTTCTATTAAAATGATGTTCCACAAGAGCTTGAAATTGGGAAAATATTGAGAAAACATCTTATTTACGCACAaggggataaaaccaaataattttAGTGTTATCATCCGCAAAAGTAACAGAAAATCAATGTCCAAATAAAGAGGGGTTAGGAGAAGGTCGCCACACATCACtattaattaaatccaaatgAAATAAACTACAACTATGAGTAACAAGTAAAGTAAGGTGGCTGGCTTTGCCTAAATGACAAGCCATACAAATATTATTAAGATGGGAAAAATAAGGTACATTATTAGAAACAAGCATATAACGTAGCAATCGCTTATTCGGGTGTCCTAGACGACTATGCCAAACATTAATGGAGGATCAAACAGCAGTATTAGCGGTCGGCAAGGATGAAGGATGAAGCACATAGTGACCTTCTTTACTCGGTCCGGATAGCAAAGTTGACTTGGTTACCTGAcccttcacaagaaaatgagaaggGTAAAACTCAAAATAAGCATTATTATCCTTAGAAAATTgctgaacagaaagaaggggttTAGAGATAGAGGGAACATGTAGCACATTATTTAAATGGAAAGAGTgagaagaagcagaaggaaGAGGCGAATAACCTATATGTGAATTTGGTAAACCCTTACCATTGCCAAAGTGTAATATATCCATACCAATATACTCATCTTATTGGGAGAGGGATTGAATGTCAGGAGTCACATGATGAGAAGCTCTGGTGTCAGGGTACCAAGTTAAGGCAGTAGAGGAGTGGGGTGTTGGTAAAAGAGGGGGGTTATGGTGGCCATAAGAGAAGGTAGATGGTGGATAGGTGGGATATGTGTAGTGAACAGTAGGTGGGTGTTGAAAAGTGGGAtagggaaaaggttgggtatTAAGATTACCAGGTTGATTACAGAAATAGCATCGATCTGTCAATGATTGGTGCGATGGAAAATATTGCACCAAAACCGTCCAGTGTAGGAGCCACCACGACCGCGACCATCACGGTCATGACCCCAACGACCTCCACGACCCCCATGTTGAGAGGCAGGAGATCCGGATTCAATAGACGGGCCAGAATGTTGAACAGTGGTTGCTGTTCGAGAACTAGGTGCAGGAGGAGCATCCATGAGTGCAAGCTTGGTCATGGAAGTGCCTTGAAGAAACTCATGACTCAAAAGCATGGCATGGAGGTCATCATAAGAGATTGGATCAAACCGAGTGAGAAGAGATGAGACCATGTCGCAGAATTCTATTTTCAAGCCGCGAAAAATATGAAGATTGAATGTGCTTGGGCAGAGTGTTTGTCTTGCTGAATTATGTTCGGCAACAATAGTTTTAGCACGCTGCAAAAACTGAGAAACCAATTCTTTAGGCTTTTGAGTCAAATATGTGAGAGCCATGTTGAGTGACATTATTCTACTCTCAAAAGCGGCAGAGAATACGGTGGACAGGGTGTCCCAAATGGCACGGCTGGTCTTCATGCCAAGCACTAGAGGAGAGACTTCATCAGAAAGAGAGGCAAGAAGGAGGCTTCGTATCATCGAGTCTTGATGATGCGATTCAGCACTGGCATTCGGATCATCAGGGCATGGGATTGTACCATCGAGATGCCCAAACAAATTTAAACCATCAAGGACGGCTCAACTTGAGAGtgccaaaataaataatttttaggtGTCAGTTTGATTGACATATAATAGTGAGCATTAGGGAAAGAAaaggaggtagaagaagaagagatggtaGAGAGAGAGGAGGTCTCAACGTCTCCCGTTAGAGAAAATAAGATGAAAAAACCCaggaagaatggaaaaaaaaacttgttggAGTTAGGATGCTCTGCATACCATATTAGAGTGTAATTTGTTTCCTCAATTCATTGATTCACCAATGGGAGTATATATAATAATTACAATAGATGAGAGAGCTCACCAAAATATAAAGAGAgagtgtaagtaccgtggtcctcgggacgagggttcctcagcccttatggtatatggcgacatagagTTTTGGGAGATGTATGGTGTGTGTGTacatggatatggataatattgtcaatgtataatattgataaataggggattgggatcatgcattaaaatatcctaatgtaatgtgaagtcgccacctagggttagggcctaggacccattaagtgtagccctatccgttgtgagcggaatcgggctacgtgactccatatggtccgaccaaaggttcgggtaaggggtcaggttacgagtgtgggaaggtgttaggcacccacctcgcccagcCGAAgtcggtctctctgtgttagatgctacataaggatgaatgttctctctcttttattacggggatgggggatattatgaactacattcagatgctatgaattgaactaaagcataataaactacattacatatatgataaatgcggactaaaacgatgaaatatgaaaggactacattgaatcaacaaaaatacagtaattatacatgtatggttgtattcccctggctcaggggagatagacgaatggactgacgccgattctttctcggcagagtaacggctctttcaaatgatttggagagggataaatagacagaataacgtttgtaataaaggagttttgatggttatccgtgtaCAGACGAGATAACAACGCCAAGGAGCAAAAGCGCtttatactcagagggacaatcgaaggatctgtctgccacaagaaaacttcaagcactcacactctcctgagagaaggaggagaaatgagggtgaaaagggaggaaaagaggctaggaatcacttggggagggtctctccacccaaaattccttggaaaatgtgggaggggaccctcctatttatagcgagggaccccttctctctcctggctggataagtcctccacggtgccgtggagatgtccacggcgccgtgggggacttttccatggcGCCATGGGTGACGTTAGCAGGCTGAtatcacaccccctcatggcaccgtggaaatctggtacacatccccacggtgccgtgggaaggcgtccacggcgtTGTGGGAGCGcaatgccatttttccttgttttttttttttgggcctaaaatgggccattttgtgctcagcatggttcttggtcttatgggtcaggtatcttgggtctaaaaagagggagagtgcgtcgtccatcgtccatgtcccgttgtcatcatcgttggggggtgacaaaatccagtgtctacagcatagttgtcatggcgtcgccatggcgccgccatggcgtcctggcgctgggggAAAGGGCATATCGAGATCCGCCATGgtatatgtataaatatcgagggatatggcttccatggcgtcgccatggacgccataccacgatatatgggtatgtcgaccgatatttgaacatttaatgtataaaagtcagatttatatatatatatttttttaaaaatgatttaataacttagatgctttttcgttaatgtgtattggaggtgtaactttttcaagttacacctacaatacacattatcataaaacttaaataaacataatAACTTATACTCTTATAGTCTTATACGGTTATACCCTAATGGGGgaaatagaaaattagaaatcgCAAAAGGAAAATCGAGAGGAGAGGGATCGTGACTCCGACAAGCGGCAAAGGTAACTTCCTcgcttcctgcaactctcgagTCTCGGCAGCCTTCGAACAAGTTTGAAGTTCGAACTTCTCCAGTTCTCCGGCAATCTCCAGGACTCCAACTCTCCAAGTaagtaaatttttaatttttttaatttggatcttcttcctcctcccagcgACGCCATGAgacctcgtcttcttcttcttaacttcttcttcttgattcttctcctcccagcctcccggtagtgattacagccagtagtatcgttttttttgtaattttttctcttgccttgcttcctcctcccaggcagacctcttcttcttcttcttaacttcttcttcttcagcttcttctcctcccagcctccgATCACTACTACAGCCAGGTAGtatcgtttttatttttatttttctcttgccttgcacagccacatttacacacacaaggaaggagagagtcgagagacaggggggatttatttcagttagtaGTCCTCACTCTCGACTCCTCtcggtttttattttctttttcttttttcttctttgcttgtacaATCACGGAGATAGGGacatagtcgagagacagagggggagGGATTCATTCCATCAGTCTGTAACCATAGCCTTctcggtttttttatttttcttttttcttctttgcttgtacagtcacagagattcacagagacagggacatagtcgagagagaggggggagggatttattccagCCAGTGTTGTAACCatagtcctctcggttttttttttttctttcttttttcttcttcttgccttgcaactAGCTTGCTTACAGTCGCAGACCTTGGGACTTCTtgccttgcatttttttttcttcttcttgcccgcCACAGTgcacacatacacacagtgtcacacacagagacagggagagagttgagagacGAGTaaggggagggatttattacagccgaactatctctgtttttgtttttttttcctttttcttgccttGCGTTTAGGGTGCACGATACAACAGAGAAGGtgtttgtttttgattttttcttcttcttaccttgcacacagccacaggcccacacatacacagttacacttacacacacagagacagggagagagtcgagagacaatGGGGGGAGAgatttaatagttattacttattacaCCATGTAGTCCATCACTATTCACTAATTTCACTCACAGTCTCGATCCACAGACTCACAATGTCACACACACAACAGCAGCAAGCACATATTCAACtccataatttcagttttttttttcccctccatccattaaTGTTAATCTGCTAAAAACCAGTACTTGGATTTTATGTTTTGACTGTATTCCATCCTAGTTCAGCTTAATGTTAATATGCTAAAAATcagtttaattgtttttttttttgttttgttaccttTGTAGTCTACTAGTGTCTTTCACTCAACTAATGGATGGTTCTACACCAATTAGTAgtgggggtgaaaatattgtAAGTACTGGAGCTACTCCAGGATATGATCCAAGCGAAGACCCAGCAAGAAAGGCCAAATCAAATGACCCTGGGTGGAAGTATGGGTATTGGCCAGATCTAACAAACAAGAATGTTGTTAAATGCACCCTTTGTGGCAAAGAAATGAGTTGTGGAATtaaaagattgaagcaacatTTGGTGGGTGGATATGGAGACGTTATTAAGTGTACCAAGACGAATGATTCTATTTCTCAAGTGATGAGGGCagctctaaataaaaaaaagaagaaacaaattacagaagtattggatgatgatgatggtgatgataatGCTGTAGAAGTTGGAGGGCAAATACAATCAGAAGATACACTAGAAGGACAATCCCAGACTCCTACAGCTGCTAGGGTGGCTCCTAGCTCTGGGACAAttgctaagaaaagaaaggttacTCAGCCTCAAGTAAGGggtcccatggatgctcatgtTAGACGGACTCCTGAGCAAGTAGTCAATGAGAGGCATAATAGTAGTTCTACTCAGACTACTATAGAGAACCGTTTTAGGACACCAGAACAAAAAGCTAGAGTTGATTATCACATTGCTAAGTGGTTGTATCAGCAAGGTATCCCATTCAATGCTATTAAGGCAAGGACCTTTGAGGTGATGTGCGAGTCTATTGCACAATATGGTTCTGGATATATTCCACCTTCATATCATCAAGTGAGAGTGCCATTGTTAAGAAATGTTGTGAATGAAACTGcagagatgaagaaaaaatatgaagagtattggaagcAGTATGGGTGCACTCTTATGTCTGATGGATGGACGGATAAACGGGGAAggcacttaattaattttctcgTTAACTGTCCAGAGGGGACTTATTTCATGGGATCTGTTGATGCATCTGGTATGGTTCAAAGTGCACAAATGCTATTTGAATTGCTTGATAGCAAAattgatgagattggtgaggattaTGTCATTCAAGTTGTGACTGACAATGCTTCAAACTATAAGTTGGCTGGTAAAATGCttatggaaaagagaagaaagctatactggactccttgtgcagcccattgttTAGACCTGATGTTGGAGGATATAGGTGGTCTGAAAGACTTTAAGAATGTGATAGGTAAGGCAAAAAAAATAACCACCTTCATCTACAGGCACACACGTCTTCTTGATGCAATGAGGAAAAGAACTGGACAAAAAGATCTTGTGAGAGCTGCAGCTACTAGATTTGCAACTGCTTGTTTGACATGTCAGAGCTTAGTTAGgcataaggatgcattgaagcatTTGTTTATTTCTGATGAGTGGAAGGGTTCTAATTTGTCAAAGACAGAGGCTggaaagaaagtggaagaaacGGTGTTTCTGTACCATTTTGGAACACGTGGAGGATTTTATTAGAGCATCGAAGCCacttattgttgttttgaggattgttgatggtgatgagaGGCCTGCAATGCCTGAAGTTTATGTTGCTATGGAAgaggcaaaaaagaaaatacgtGAACATTTAGCACATAAAGAACGGCTGTGGAAGAAAATTATAAGTATCATTGACAGGCGTTGGGAGTGTCAGATGGAGCGTCCATTGTATGGAGCCGCACTATTTCTTAATCCCGGAAAATTTTTCATGttcaaggaaaatgaaaatggcGAACTGATTGCCAATCTACACATCTCATTGGTTGATGTCATGACCAGATTGGTAGTTGACCCTGCTATACAAGACAAGATAACTTTGCAAATTGATGATTATAGATATTCAAAGGGTTGTTTCGGGAGGGATATGGCGATTAGACAACGGACAACCATAAATCCTAGTAAGTAACTTAGTATTTTTAGTTTGTACCTACATTGTATGCTACTATGTCTATGATGTATTActattaattcagtttttttattatatttttatagttACTTGGTGGAGTACAAATGGAGGTCGTGCTTTTGAGCTTTCAAAGCTTGCACGACGCATACTAGGcctttgttgctcttcttctagttgcgagcgcaactggagcacatttgagtttgtaagtattaagtattaacttacatgattacatttacttttaatttattttttagacttttttttttcacttttgttatgtctttttattgaaaaatgacttttttgttctctcttgtttatgaattcagatTCATACCAAAAAGAGGAATAGACTGGAACATTCTCGTTTGAATGATCTAGTCTATGTTCAATACAATAGCCGCCTCCATGAAAGGTTTCAACAGAGACGTGAGCTGGAaggcaaaaacaaaacatatgatCCACTAATTCTTGATGAGCTGGATTGGTCTAGTGAGTGGATGGTTACCCAGTCAGAGGAAGATTTAGTCCATCCCAATGATGATCTCACGTGGGATGATGTTGGTAGAGCAATGGGGGCATCGATTGAAGCCCACATCCGACCAAGGAGAACTCAAGCATCAACCTCTAGAGCCGATGTGACATATTCATGCCGTGGACATGCTAGAGGGAGAGGTAGCTCAAGGATGGCTGATGTTCAGGATGACTCTGAGCTagatgaagatgaggaagaagaggaagatgatgtgaATGACGACGAGAATGTCGTAGATGACTATGTTGGTGTCGAAGAGCCACGACAAGAAAATCTGCCAAATGCAGATCTTTTAgatgaatatgataattaattagttttggtccttttggatattatgattatggattatttaaactttgaagtttgaacttt
Coding sequences:
- the LOC122648118 gene encoding uncharacterized protein LOC122648118 — encoded protein: MDGSTPISSGGENIVSTGATPGYDPSEDPARKAKSNDPGWKYGYWPDLTNKNVVKCTLCGKEMSCGIKRLKQHLVGGYGDVIKFGGQIQSEDTLEGQSQTPTAARVAPSSGTIAKKRKVTQPQVRGPMDAHVRRTPEQVVNERHNSSSTQTTIENRFRTPEQKARVDYHIAKWLYQQGIPFNAIKARTFEVMCESIAQYGSGYIPPSYHQVRVPLLRNVVNETAEMKKKYEEYWKQYGCTLMSDGWTDKRGRHLINFLVNCPEGTYFMGSVDASGMVQSAQMLFELLDSKIDEIGEDYVIQVVTDNASNYKLAGKMLMEKRRKLYWTPCAAHCLDLMLEDIGGLKDFKNVIGKAKKITTFIYRHTRLLDAMRKRTGQKDLVRAAATRFATACLTCQSLVRHKDALKHLFISDEWKGSNLSKTEAGKKVEETRPAMPEVYVAMEEAKKKIREHLAHKERLWKKIISIIDRRWECQMERPLYGAALFLNPGKFFMFKENENGELIANLHISLVDVMTRLVVDPAIQDKITLQIDDYRYSKG